The segment GGAACTTAAGTGGGATGAAAAAATACTTGATGAACTTGGAATACCTGCTTCAATGCTTCCTGAAGTTAGACCTTCAAGTGAGGTTTACGGCTATACAGATGAGAAAACATTTGGAGGAGCTAGAATTCCTATAGCAGGTATTGCTGGAGACCAGCAGGCAGCACTATTTGGTCAAACTTGCTATAAACCGGGTATGGCGAAGAATACTTATGGAACTGGATGTTTTATGTTAATGAATACAGGAGAAGAGATGGTTCCATCTAAAAATGGTTTACTTACAACTATAGCGTGGGGATTAGATGGAAAAGTAGAGTATGCTCTTGAGGGAAGTATTTTCGTTGCAGGAGCTTCTGTTCAGTGGCTTCGTGATGAGTTAAGATTAATAGATAGTGCAAAAGATAGTGAGTATTTTGCAACACAAGTAGAAGATACAAATGGAGTTTATGTAGTTCCGGCATTTGTTGGATTAGGAGCTCCTTACTGGGATATGTATGCTAGAGGAACTATTGTTGGACTTACACGAGGAGCAAATAGAAATCATATAATAAGAGCAACACTTGAATCTATTGCTTATCAAACTAGAGACGTTCTTGAGGCTATGCAGGAAGATTCAAAAATTGAGCTTAAAGCACTTAAGGTTGATGGAGGAGCAGTAGCAAATAATTTCTTAATGCAGTTCCAAGCAGATATTCTAGGAGTACCTGTTGACAGACCTGAAGTAATAGAAACTACAGCGTTAGGAGCTGCATATCTTGCAGGTTTGGCAGTTGGGTTCTGGTCAAGTAAGGAAGAAATAGCTAAGAAATGGGCTATAGATAGAACTTTTGAAGCTAATATGAGTGAAGCTAAAAGAGAAAAATTATATGCAGGTTGGAAAAAGGCAGTAGATAGAGCACGTATGTGGGAAGAAGCTGAAGTAAATGAAGCATGTGATGAAGCTGCCGCAGCTGAAGAAAAATAATCTATTGTAAATATAAATAACTTTACAAATAAGATTTTGAATGATATTCTTTAATTAGTAGTGAATAAAACTAGATAGTGAAAGGCAAGAGAATGGGAGAGCCACATAAGAAAACCTTTTTTAAGGTTTGCTTATGTGGCTTTTTGTTATTTTCAATTTAAACAGGGAGGTTTATATATGTATGATGTTGCCATAATAGGAGCTGGTATAATTGGAACTTTTATATTTAGGGAACTTTCAAGATATGATTTAAAAGTAGTATTAATTGAAAAGGATTCAGATATAGCAGATGGAGCAACTAAGGCTAATAGTGCTATTGTTCATGCAGGATATGATGCTGTTCCGGGAACACTTAAAGCAAAATTTAATGCACTTGGAAATCCTATGTTTGATAAAGTCTGTGAAGAGTTAGATGTTCATTTTAAGAGAATAGGTTCTTTAGTAATAGCTACAAATGAGGAGGAAATGGAAGTTGTAAAAGAATTATATGAGAGAGGAATAAAAAATGGTATTCCCAATATGAAAATTTTAAATAAAGAAGAAGTAAGAGAAATGGAAGAAAACTTAAATGAGGATGTTTTAGGTGCGTTATATGCTCCTACAGCTGGAATAGTAAGTCCTTGGGAATTAGCTGTTGCTCTTGCTGAAAATGCAGTTGATAATGGTGCGGATATTAAGCTAGAAAGTGAGGTAACAGATATTAAAAGAACTTCAGAAGGATACTGCATATATATGGGAAAAGAAATATTAAATACAAAATATATAATAAACTGTGCAGGAATTTATGCAGATAAGATAAATGAGATGGTTGCCTCAAAGACTTTTGAAATTAGACCAAGAAGAGGACAATATAATGTTTTAGATAAAAGTGTTGGAAATCTTGTAAAACATGTTATTTTTCAAGCACCAACAAAGCTTGGTAAGGGAGTCCTTGTAACACCTACTGTTCACGGCAATTTATTAGTAGGACCTGATGCTGAAGATATAGAAGATAGAGAAGATACATCTACAACTAGTGAAAGAATTGCCTATGTTAGACAAACTGCTAGAAAAAGTGTTAAGGATATACCTTTTAACCTTACTATTACAAGTTTTGCAGGTTTAAGAGCTAAATCTAGTACAGGTGATTTTATCATTGAAGAATCTAAAGAAGCAAAGGGATTTATAAATGTTGCAGGGATAGATTCACCGGGATTGTCTTCTGCTCCGGCAATTGCTGAATATGTTGTAGATATAGTAAAAGATATTGCAGGTGGTTTAAAAGAGAAGGAAAACTTTAATCCTAGAAGAAGACCTGTAATTCGATTTATGGAATTAAGTGATGATGAAAAGGCAGAACTTATAAAGAAAGACCCTAGATATGGAAGGATTATTTGCAGGTGTGAAAGCATAACAGAAGGTGAAATTGTAGATGCAATTCATAGAAATGCAGGTGCAAGAACTGTAGATGGAGTAAAGAGAAGAGTAAGACCAGGTATGGGAAGATGC is part of the Caminicella sporogenes DSM 14501 genome and harbors:
- the glpK gene encoding glycerol kinase GlpK gives rise to the protein MDKRYILALDQGTTSSRAIIFDHDGKIVKVAQKEFTQIYPKAGWVEHDPMEIWGTQSGVAREVLEAAGIRPEEVAAIGITNQRETTVVWDKNTGKPIYNAIVWQCRRTAGICDELKEKGLESYIRENTGLVVDAYFSGTKVKWILDNVEGAREKAEKGELLFGNIDTWLVWNLTRGKVHVTDYSNASRTMLYNIKELKWDEKILDELGIPASMLPEVRPSSEVYGYTDEKTFGGARIPIAGIAGDQQAALFGQTCYKPGMAKNTYGTGCFMLMNTGEEMVPSKNGLLTTIAWGLDGKVEYALEGSIFVAGASVQWLRDELRLIDSAKDSEYFATQVEDTNGVYVVPAFVGLGAPYWDMYARGTIVGLTRGANRNHIIRATLESIAYQTRDVLEAMQEDSKIELKALKVDGGAVANNFLMQFQADILGVPVDRPEVIETTALGAAYLAGLAVGFWSSKEEIAKKWAIDRTFEANMSEAKREKLYAGWKKAVDRARMWEEAEVNEACDEAAAAEEK
- a CDS encoding NAD(P)/FAD-dependent oxidoreductase → MYDVAIIGAGIIGTFIFRELSRYDLKVVLIEKDSDIADGATKANSAIVHAGYDAVPGTLKAKFNALGNPMFDKVCEELDVHFKRIGSLVIATNEEEMEVVKELYERGIKNGIPNMKILNKEEVREMEENLNEDVLGALYAPTAGIVSPWELAVALAENAVDNGADIKLESEVTDIKRTSEGYCIYMGKEILNTKYIINCAGIYADKINEMVASKTFEIRPRRGQYNVLDKSVGNLVKHVIFQAPTKLGKGVLVTPTVHGNLLVGPDAEDIEDREDTSTTSERIAYVRQTARKSVKDIPFNLTITSFAGLRAKSSTGDFIIEESKEAKGFINVAGIDSPGLSSAPAIAEYVVDIVKDIAGGLKEKENFNPRRRPVIRFMELSDDEKAELIKKDPRYGRIICRCESITEGEIVDAIHRNAGARTVDGVKRRVRPGMGRCQGGFCGPRVMEILARELGKDIKEIVKDGKSSYILVGETKKADKVIEEVKENKLA